Proteins encoded in a region of the Bactrocera tryoni isolate S06 chromosome 4, CSIRO_BtryS06_freeze2, whole genome shotgun sequence genome:
- the LOC120773738 gene encoding serine protease SP24D-like, translating into MTNLKTVLIILTLITAISVKFTSGWRPKSRLPVQSRIYHGRSAAKGQFPYQVLLHIEDETHEHIYACGGSIISRDHILTAAHCIVHAKTPGDITVYAGSIYYITGAVERRVSRMTMHPAYGGYNNDIAVLKLNTSLELSDVIDAIPLAKKDIPHGAPVIVSGWGNVNPFRAAYILQYDTEYSISRAQCLRRLGKLGSTMRCMRRPLGHGTCSGDSGGPAVHNGELIGVNSYIINDCGLGFPDVFTDVVATREWILKSMKY; encoded by the coding sequence ATGACAAACTTGAAAACGGTTCTCATAATTTTAACTTTGATCACCGCAATTTCAGTCAAATTCACGAGCGGTTGGCGACCTAAAAGTCGTCTGCCTGTACAATCTCGCATATATCACGGTCGTTCGGCAGCGAAAGGACAGTTTCCCTATCAGGTGTTGTTGCATATCGAAGATGAAACGCACGAGCATATTTACGCCTGTGGAGGATCAATAATATCGCGAGATCACATTTTGACTGCAGCGCATTGTATCGTCCATGCGAAAACGCCTGGCGACATAACCGTGTACGCCGGTTCGATATATTACATTACCGGTGCCGTTGAAAGACGCGTTTCACGGATGACAATGCATCCTGCGTATGGTGGATATAATAATGACATAGCTGTATTGAAACTGAATACTTCGTTAGAGCTTAGCGATGTCATCGATGCCATACCATTAGCTAAGAAAGATATACCCCACGGTGCACCAGTTATCGTGAGTGGCTGGGGCAACGTGAACCCTTTTAGGGCTGCATATATCCTACAATATGACACGGAATATTCGATAAGTCGTGCACAATGCCTGAGGCGTTTGGGTAAATTAGGAAGCACGATGCGGTGCATGAGACGGCCGCTTGGACATGGCACTTGTAGTGGTGATTCTGGTGGTCCGGCGGTTCATAACGGTGAACTTATAGGTGTGAATTCATATATCATAAATGATTGTGGGCTTGGATTTCCCGACGTGTTCACTGATGTGGTTGCAACAAGAGAATGGATACTAAAAAGTATGAAGTATTAG